Part of the Streptomyces europaeiscabiei genome is shown below.
GCAAGCGGGTGTTCATGGCGGGCCTGGTCGTCTTCACGGCCGGCTCGGTGCTCTGCTCCCTCGCCCCGAACCTCGAATCACTGGTCGCCTTCCGCATGGTGCAGGCGGTCGGCGGCTCGATGCTCAACCCGGTCGCCATGTCGATCATCACCAACACGTTCACGGAGCCGCGCGAGCGGGCCCGTGCGATCGGCGTCTGGGGAGCGGTCGTGGGCATCTCGATGGCCGCGGGGCCGATCATCGGCGGCGTCCTCGTGGACTCCGTCGGCTGGCGCTCGATCTTCTGGATCAACCTGCCGGTCGGTCTGGCCGCGCTCCTGCTGACCTGGCGGTACGTCCCCGAGTCCCGCGCCCCCAAGCCCCGCCGCCCCGACCCCGTCGGACAGCTCCTCGTCATCACGCTGCTCGGCTCCCTCACGTACGCGATCATCGAGGCGCCGACCGCGCCGCTCGCCGAGACCCTCGCCCTCGGCGGGGTCTGTCTCGCCGCGCTGCTCGGCCTCCTGCGGTACGAGCCCCGCCGCGAGGAACCCCTCGTCGAGCTGCGCTTCTTCCGCTCGGCGCCGTTCAGCGGGGCGACGGTGATCGCGGTCAGCGCGTTCGCCGCACTCGGCGGTTTCCTGTTCCTGTCGACCCTGTACCTGCAGAACGTGCGCGGCCTCGACGCCCTGCACGCCGGTCTGTGGATGCTCCCGATGGCGATCCTGTGCTTCGTCTGCGCGCCGGTCGCCGGACGGCTGGTCGGCAGCCGGGGGCCGCGGCTGCCGCTGCTGGTCGCGGGGGTGGCGATGACCACCAGTGGGGTGCTCTTCGCCGCGTTCGAGGCCGAGACCGGGAACGTCACCCTCGTCATCGGCTACGTCCTCTTCGGCCTCGGCTTCGGCTTCGTCAACGCGCCCATCACCAACACGGCCGTGTCCGGGATGCCGCGCGCCCAGGCCGGTGTCGCCGCCGCGGTCGCCTCCACCAGCCGCCAGATCGGCCAGACGCTGGGCGTCGCGGTGATCGGCGCGGTACTGGCGGCGGGCATCGGCTCGTCCTCGTACGCCGACTCGTTCGTGTCGGCGGCACGCCCCGCCTGGTGGATCGTCGCGGCGTGCGGCTTCGCCGTCCTGGTGCTGGGAGCGCTGACCACCGGGGCATGGGCCCGGGGCACCGCCGACCGGACGGCCGAACGGCTGGAGTCGCCCGAGGTCCGGCAGGCCGCCCCGGCTTCTGGCTGACCACCGCGCCGGACCGGACAGGCCGGCGCAGGACGGGAACGGGAACGGGAACGGGCCAGAACCCGGAGGGCGCACGCTTGCTTCCCATGGACCGGATCCGGGCGCTCCTGAGAGAGTGCGACGACCCCCACCACCTCGAACGCCCCCGGGACTTCGACCCGAAGACCTCGGCAGGCAAGTTCGCCGATCTCGCCCGCGCGGTCGGGGAACGCTTCGGGTCTTCCTGCCGGAGTGGTCTGCACCAGGACTCCAGTGCCTACGGCCTGATCTCGGTCCCCGTGGAGGCGACAGGCCTCGGCCGGCCCCTGCGGGTGACGCTGAGCAACTTCGGCCACTTCGTCATCGCGGAAACGGGCGACTGGTCCGAGCCCGATCCCACGCGGGGGCTGACCGAGGAGGTCGTGACCTGGCTCGACGAGGTCTGTACGGCGGCAGGGTGCGTCTTCGTGCCGCTCACGCTGCTCCAGGAGCCCTATGACGGGCCGTCCCTACCGGTCGGCCCGGAGATCCCCGCCGAGACATGGGCGGGGATCTCGGCCATCGGCGAGGACGACGGCGAGGACGAGGCGGAACCGCCGGTGGTCTGGGCGGAGCGGTATTTCACGTACATGTGACCCGAGTTGTGGGGTGTGCCCCGGGCGCGGGGCGCCGACCGCCGGGCGAACTCAGCGAACTCCCCGTCCGACTTCCCCTGTTGATGTTGGTCTTGCTGCACACTCCTCACGGACGCAGATCCCCGAAGCACGGACGCAGATCCCCGAAGTGTCGACTGGAGACCGGCCTCATGCAGCAGATCAACACGAGCAAGGTGAGCCGCTGGGACCAGCACGGACGGGAGCACATAGTGCGGGTCCAGCGCTCGGGAGTGCAGCGCACGATCAGATGCGACACCTGTGGCTGGCGCAAGGGCGCGCAGTTCCTGCCCTGGCTGAAGGCCGAGGAACACCTCGCCGAGGCGCACCAGGCGACGGTGGACCCGGCGGGCTCGTAGTCGCCCTCGGCAGTCAGGCCAGTTCGTCGAGGGCCTCGGCCACCTGGTCCATCACCCGCCGCCAGTGCGCCCGTTGACGCTCACGTTCCTCGGCGCTCGCCATGCGTTCCTGGTGGAAGACGAGTACGGTCCGGCCGCCGCCGGCCGCCGAGACGGCGACCTGGACGGTCGTCTCGCCGTAGGTGACGCGGATGCGGTCACCGGGCCGGTAGCCGCGCACCTCACCCGTGTCGCCCGCGTCGGTCTCGTACGCGGTGCCGCGCTCGGGAGTGAGCCGCGCCCCGGCCCCGAGCCACAGCTCCAGCCCGCGCGGTCCGCTGATGAACTCCCATACGGCGGCGGGTGACTGGGGCAGGGTGCGGGAGACGCCGACTTCCCACCCGGCGCCCTTGGTGAGTCCGGTGGATCGCATGGTCATGAGGATCACCCTTTCTCGTGGACTGCTGCTCGACCGGACCGCTACTCGACCGGCGCCGCCCCGGAGCGGCGCACGCGGTGGGCGCGGACCTTGTGGCGGTTGCCGCAGTGCTCCATCGAGCACCAGCGGCGGCGGCCGGGGCGGGAGGTGTCGACGTAGAGGAGGTAACAGCGGTCGCCGGCGCACATGCGGATCCGTTCCGCGTACGGCCCGGTGAGGAGGTCGACGGCGTCGCGGGCGACCGTGGACAGGAGCTGCGCCCCGGTCGCCGTACCGGCGGCCCAGCCCCGGGCGCCGTCCGCGCCGATGGCGGGGGCGAGCGGCGGTCGGGCGGCGGCTTCGTTGACGAGGTCGAGATCGACGGTGTCGGCCGGGGCTATACCCAGCTCGGGGAGGCCGCCGCCGACGACGCGGGAGACGACCGTACGGGTCAGCGCGTCGCGCAGCCCCCGGGCGTACGCCACGTCGCCCTCCGTGACACGCAGGGCGAGCGGCGTGGGGGTGAGCCGGGACTGATCGACCCATTCGACCAGGTCATCGGGGGTGTGCAACACCTCGTAGCGCGTCAGGGCGCCCGGACCTCCGGTGACGAGCAGCTCCAGGCAGAGGGCGCCCGGATCGAACCGGAAGACGTTCCCGGAGTAGGACCTCAGCCGGATGCCCGACACTCCCGACACCCCCTTCGAAGTCGATGCCCTGGACGACAAAGCCATGTAACCAATATAACCGGTTACATGACTGCCGCACTGAACTGGAAACTGGTCGTGGACACGCGGGACGCCCAGCCCCTGGCCGACTTCTGGGCCGCGGCGCTGGGGTACGAGGTGGAGGACCCGAGCACACTGGTCACCCATCTCCTCGCCACGGGCGACCTCCCCGAGACCGCCGTCACCGAGCACAACGGCCACCACGTCTTCCGCGGCTACGCCGCGGTCCGCCACCCCGACGACCCGTACGACCCGTTCACCGGCATCGGCAAGGGCCGCCGCCTCCTCTTCCAGGACGTCCCCGAACCCAAGACGGCCAAGAACCGCCTCCACATCGACATCCACGCCGGACCCGGCGGCCTGGACGCGCTGGTCACCCGCCTGGAAACCCTGGGCGCCACCCGCGTCGAGGAGTTCGACAGGGGCCCGGCGGGGCACTGGTGGGTGATGCGGGATCCGGAGGGGAACGAGTTCTGCGCGGCGTAGGCGCGGCCGACCGCTCCCCGCCCTGCCGTGCACTCCCCTGCCCTCCCCTGCCCTGCCGTGCCCTGCCGTGCCCCCGTTCCGGGGTGGGGGCACCCATCGACCCCCACCCCGGACCCGTCAGCCCTGTCGCAGCGGGATCGCCAGGTCCATCACCTGCCGCTTCTTCGGGAAGCCACCGGTCGGACTCGCCTTCCCCGTCAGCAGGTCGACGCTGAACACCTGCGCCCCCGTCACCGCGTATCCGGCGTTCACGCCGCTCCTCGTCGAGCTGTAGATGTCGAACCCGGAGTCCGGCGGGGTGTCGACGCCGAGCCTGCCGGTGGGGGCGAGGTTGCCGGCGTTGGCCGGGGACTGGACGGCGACCTGGTCCTGGGCGGTGTCGAGGTCGAAGAGGGTGGTCGCGGTGGTGGTGTCGAGGTCGTTGTTCGTGTACGCCGCCCCGGTCACCCCCTGGGCGGTGGCGCCGGCCGTGGCGGGCGGGACCGGCGGGTTGCCGAGGGTGCCGTCGACCGCCGTGGTGCCCGCGGCCGGGGCGCCCTGGGGGTCGTCGAGGTTGTGGCGGAGGTTCTGGCCGGTGTCGCTGATGACGCGGAGCCGGTTGGCGGCGGGGTTGAAGTCGACGCCGTACGCCTTGCCCTGGAGGGCGGCCGTGAGCTGGGAGACCTTGGTGGCCTTGGCGCCCACCTCGCGGATCGTGTAGATGCCGCCCTTGTCGCCGACGCCGTACAGCTTGTTGTTCTGGACGCGGTAGTCGATGCCGACGAGCCTCGTGTCGCCCTTGAGGCCGCCGACCTTGCCGAGCGGGACGGCGGCGCCGGGCCTGTCGACGCGGAAGACGACGAGCCGCTGGTCGGCGGTGAGACCGATGGCCTTCAGGCCGCTGGGCACCTTCGCCCCGCCCACCGGGCTGCCGCCCTTGGACTCGATGCCGGCCACTGCGTCGCCCTCCGAAGCCCCGGACGACCCCGCCGACGCGGACGATCCGCCCAGCGCCCCCGCCCCGACCGCGCCGACCGTCCCGATCGCCACCGCCATCGTGATTACGCCGATGATCGCTTGCTTGCGCATGTACGCCCCCGTGAAGATGCGCGGACCCGCCCCATGCGGGCCGTATGTCATCTCGTTCGGAGCGGCGGTCGGGGTGGATTGGTGCCCGGGCAGGATATTTCTCCCTTCGTTCCGGAAATTCCCCATGACGCTCCGTTGGACACGGCTCACCCCTTCTCGGAGAATTTGGGTTGTCGGCGCACAGTCACCTCCGCGCCGCCCGAGGAGGCGCCATGACCATCCGTATCGCCACCTTCAACGCCGAGAACCTCTTCCAGCGCCCCAAGGCCTTCGGTCTCGCCGACGAAGAGCGGCGCAAGAAGATCCTGGAGGACTTCGCCACTCTGGTCTCCCTCCTCGACCGTGATCCCTACACGGCCCCGGACAAGCGGAAGATCGCCGCACTGCTGGAAGAACACACCTACAACAGCACCCGGGCCGAGCCGCGTTCGATCATCGTCAACGAGCCCCGCGGTGGCGCCAAGTTGCACACGACGAGCAAGGGCGCGGACGACCGGACCGTCGTCAAAGTGATCGCGAACGGCCGTTCTTCATGGGCTGGTTGGGCCGAACTCGAGCGGGGCGACATCCGGCGGATCGCCGTGGAGAACACCGCCCGGGTGATAGCCGAGGTCGACGCCGACATACTGCTGACGGTCGAGGTGGAGGACCGGCTCACGCTGGACCGCTTCAACACCCAGATCCTCAACACCGAGATCCTGGGCGCCTCGTCGGGCGCCCGCCCGTACCCCTACAACCTGCTGGTCGACGGCAACGACAGCCGGGGCATCGACGTGGGCATCCTCAGCCGCTTCCCCGTCCGGTCCGTTCGCTCGCACATCTTCGACGGGACCGAGAAGGGCGGCGATCCGGTCTTCAGCCGGGACTGCCCCGAGTTCGAGATAGAGCTACCGGGCGGCGACTCCCTGTGGGTCCTCGGCAACCACTTGAAGAGCAAGGGCTTCGGCACGGCCAAGCAGAACGACGAGAAGCGTCTGAAGCAGGCCAAGGAGGTCAGGAAGATCTACCGGGAGGCACTCAAGCGCTCGGCCCACGTCGTGGTTGCCGGAGACCTCAACGACTTCTTCGACAGCCCGCCGATCATGGCCCTGCGCCGCGCCGGCCTGAAGGAAGCGATG
Proteins encoded:
- a CDS encoding MFS transporter, with the translated sequence MPELSRRHRLLVLAICCTSLLIVSLDNTVLNVALPSMQRDLNASLAGMQWTIDAYTLVLAALLMLAGSTADRLGRKRVFMAGLVVFTAGSVLCSLAPNLESLVAFRMVQAVGGSMLNPVAMSIITNTFTEPRERARAIGVWGAVVGISMAAGPIIGGVLVDSVGWRSIFWINLPVGLAALLLTWRYVPESRAPKPRRPDPVGQLLVITLLGSLTYAIIEAPTAPLAETLALGGVCLAALLGLLRYEPRREEPLVELRFFRSAPFSGATVIAVSAFAALGGFLFLSTLYLQNVRGLDALHAGLWMLPMAILCFVCAPVAGRLVGSRGPRLPLLVAGVAMTTSGVLFAAFEAETGNVTLVIGYVLFGLGFGFVNAPITNTAVSGMPRAQAGVAAAVASTSRQIGQTLGVAVIGAVLAAGIGSSSYADSFVSAARPAWWIVAACGFAVLVLGALTTGAWARGTADRTAERLESPEVRQAAPASG
- a CDS encoding SRPBCC domain-containing protein → MTMRSTGLTKGAGWEVGVSRTLPQSPAAVWEFISGPRGLELWLGAGARLTPERGTAYETDAGDTGEVRGYRPGDRIRVTYGETTVQVAVSAAGGGRTVLVFHQERMASAEERERQRAHWRRVMDQVAEALDELA
- a CDS encoding CGNR zinc finger domain-containing protein, with amino-acid sequence MALSSRASTSKGVSGVSGIRLRSYSGNVFRFDPGALCLELLVTGGPGALTRYEVLHTPDDLVEWVDQSRLTPTPLALRVTEGDVAYARGLRDALTRTVVSRVVGGGLPELGIAPADTVDLDLVNEAAARPPLAPAIGADGARGWAAGTATGAQLLSTVARDAVDLLTGPYAERIRMCAGDRCYLLYVDTSRPGRRRWCSMEHCGNRHKVRAHRVRRSGAAPVE
- a CDS encoding VOC family protein, which translates into the protein MTAALNWKLVVDTRDAQPLADFWAAALGYEVEDPSTLVTHLLATGDLPETAVTEHNGHHVFRGYAAVRHPDDPYDPFTGIGKGRRLLFQDVPEPKTAKNRLHIDIHAGPGGLDALVTRLETLGATRVEEFDRGPAGHWWVMRDPEGNEFCAA
- a CDS encoding DUF4394 domain-containing protein, with the translated sequence MRKQAIIGVITMAVAIGTVGAVGAGALGGSSASAGSSGASEGDAVAGIESKGGSPVGGAKVPSGLKAIGLTADQRLVVFRVDRPGAAVPLGKVGGLKGDTRLVGIDYRVQNNKLYGVGDKGGIYTIREVGAKATKVSQLTAALQGKAYGVDFNPAANRLRVISDTGQNLRHNLDDPQGAPAAGTTAVDGTLGNPPVPPATAGATAQGVTGAAYTNNDLDTTTATTLFDLDTAQDQVAVQSPANAGNLAPTGRLGVDTPPDSGFDIYSSTRSGVNAGYAVTGAQVFSVDLLTGKASPTGGFPKKRQVMDLAIPLRQG
- a CDS encoding endonuclease/exonuclease/phosphatase family protein, producing the protein MTIRIATFNAENLFQRPKAFGLADEERRKKILEDFATLVSLLDRDPYTAPDKRKIAALLEEHTYNSTRAEPRSIIVNEPRGGAKLHTTSKGADDRTVVKVIANGRSSWAGWAELERGDIRRIAVENTARVIAEVDADILLTVEVEDRLTLDRFNTQILNTEILGASSGARPYPYNLLVDGNDSRGIDVGILSRFPVRSVRSHIFDGTEKGGDPVFSRDCPEFEIELPGGDSLWVLGNHLKSKGFGTAKQNDEKRLKQAKEVRKIYREALKRSAHVVVAGDLNDFFDSPPIMALRRAGLKEAMTHRSYEGTPGTHGTGNSPEQKLDYLMFSPELWARVQGVDVERRGGWAPRTFESFETVTSKITRASDHAALFADLDL